A stretch of the Balearica regulorum gibbericeps isolate bBalReg1 chromosome 15, bBalReg1.pri, whole genome shotgun sequence genome encodes the following:
- the PDIA2 gene encoding protein disulfide-isomerase A2, translated as MRGCGARLVWVLVLSLAWLGPALGGEEEDGEVEEEEEEEDEVASDELGEEDDVLVLHEHNFARALSEHRLLLVEFYAPWCGHCQRLAPAFARAAAALRNESSPARLGKVDATAQTALANEFNVTSYPTLKFFRNGNRTHPLAYTGRMDTEGIVRWMQRRAGPSATLLQDADTAAAFVGSQDLVVVGFFKDLGSEAAQAFYDVASEVVDMLFGVAEAAELFEAYGLAADTVCLFKKFDEGRTDFPVDPERGLDVAELTQLLRVHSLELVTEFTNETSDQIFGAKIPHHMLLFLNKSSSAQLALRDGFRAAAGTFRGKVLFVVVDVAGYGADVLPFFGLKPDDAPTLRLVKMENNRKYRMDRDVFSDTAIRAFVQAVLDGKVKPHLLSAEPPKDWDTRPVKVLVGKTFEQVAFDETKNVFVKFYAPWCSHCQAMAAAWEELGERYKDHENIVIAELDATANELENITINGFPTLHYFPAGPDRKMVEYKSARDVETFSKFLENGGTLPEEPPAVPETPGNSTGKEEPSPLGTAEPRDEL; from the exons ATGCGGGGCTGCGGCGCCCGGCTGGTTTGGGTGCTGGTGCTGTCGCTGGCCTGGCTGGGCCCGGCGCtggggggtgaggaggaggatggggaggtggaggaggaggaggaggaggaggacgaagTGGCCTCGGACGAGCTCGGGGAGGAGGACGATGTCCTGGTGCTCCACGAGCACAACTTTGCCCGTGCCCTGAGCGAGCAccggctgctgctggtggagtTCT aTGCGCCGTGGTGTGGGCACTGCCAGCGGCTGGCCCCCGCCTTCGCCCGGGCAGCCGCCGCGCTGAGGAACGAGTCCAGCCCGGCGCGGCTGGGCAAGGTGGACGCCACAGCTCAGACAGCCCTGGCCAACGAGTTCAACGTCACCTCCTACCCCACGCTCAAGTTCTTCCGCAATGGCAACCGCACCCACCCCCTCGCCTACACCG GACGTATGGACACCGAGGGCATCGTGCGCTGGATGCAGCGCCGGGCCGGCCCCAGCGCCACGCTGCTGCAGGACGCTGACACCGCCGCCGCCTTCGTTGGCTCTCAGGACTTGGTGGTCGTCGGCTTCTTCAAG GACCTGGGGAGCGAGGCAGCCCAGGCGTTTTACGATGTGGCCAGCGAGGTGGTGGACATGCTGTTCGGTGTGGCTGAGGCAGCTGAGCTCTTCGAGGCGTACGGGTTGGCAGCCGACACTGTCTGCCTCTTCAAGAAG TTCGACGAGGGACGGACAGACTTCCCTGTGGACCCAGAGCGGGGGCTGGATGTGGCCGAGCTGACCCAGCTGCTCCGCGTCCACAGCCTGGAGCTGGTGACGGAGTTCACCAACGAG actTCTGACCAGATCTTCGGTGCCAAGATCCCCCACCACATGCTGCTCTTCCTCAACAAGTCATCATCAGCGCAGCTGGCGCTGCGGGATGGCTTCCGGGCAGCTGCCGGCACCTTCCGGGGCAAG GTGCTCTTCGTGGTGGTGGACGTGGCTGGGTACGGTGCTGATGTCCTGCCCTTCTTTGGCCTGAAACCCGATGATGCCCCCACCCTGCGCCTAGTCAAGATGGAGAACAACCGCAAGTACCGGATGGACCGGGATGTCTTCTCGGACACGGCCATACGTGCTTTTGTCCAGGCAGTGCTGGATGGCAAAGTGAAG ccccacctGCTGAGCGCGGAGCCCCCCAAGGACTGGGACACACGACCCGTTAAAGTCCTGGTGGGGAAGACCTTCGAGCAGGTGGCGTTCGATGAGACCAAGAACGTCTTTGTCAAGTTCT ATGCACCGTGGTGCTCCCACTGCCAGGCGATGGCGGCTGCCTGGGAGGAGCTGGGCGAGCGCTACAAGGACCACGAGAACATCGTCATCGCTGAGTTGGACGCCACGGCCAACGAGCTGGAGAACATCACCATCAACGGCTTCCCCACCCTGCACTACTTCCCCGCGGGGCCAGACAGGAAA ATGGTTGAGTACAAGAGTGCCCGAGACGTGGAGACCTTCTCCAAATTCCTGGAAAATGGGGGGACGCTGCCTGAGGAGCCACCTGCG GTGCCGGAGACCCCGGGGAACAGCACGGGCAAGGAGGAGCCGAGTCCGCTGGGGACGGCCGAACCCCGGGATGAGCTGTGA